A genomic region of Eucalyptus grandis isolate ANBG69807.140 chromosome 5, ASM1654582v1, whole genome shotgun sequence contains the following coding sequences:
- the LOC108953995 gene encoding LOW QUALITY PROTEIN: vestitone reductase (The sequence of the model RefSeq protein was modified relative to this genomic sequence to represent the inferred CDS: inserted 1 base in 1 codon) produces MEGNRGTVCVTGGTGFIASWLIMRLLEHGYSVRTTVRPDPDGKRDTSFLXNLPGASERLQILTADLSDPESFSPAIKGCVGVFHVATPVDFEDREPEPVVTKRSIDGALGILRACLNSKTVKRVVYTSSAAAIPFNNSGADILDEDSWSDVESIREMTRLGASYAISKTLTEKAVLEFGEQHGLEVVTVAPPFVHGPFICPRFAGSVRTLLALVLGNENEYSLLLEVALVHVDDLARAHIFLFEHPDTKGRYICTSATMTIKEMSEFLSERYPEFQIPSPESLKELKGPRFFRLSSRKLLDAGFEYKYRIEDMFDGAIQCCKEKGYL; encoded by the exons ATGGAGGGCAACAGAGGCACGGTGTGCGTGACAGGCGGTACTGGCTTCATAGCTTCATGGCTCATCATGAGGCTCCTTGAACATGGTTACTCCGTCCGGACCACCGTCAGACCCGACCCGG ATGGCAAAAGGGACACGAGCTTCT AAAATCTACCAGGAGCATCAGAAAGGCTTCAAATCCTCACCGCTGACCTCAGTGACCCCGAGAGTTTCAGCCCAGCCATCAAGGGCTGTGTCGGAGTCTTCCACGTTGCCACCCCGGTGGACTTCGAGGACAGAGAGCCAGAGCCAGTCGTAACCAAACGATCCATCGATGGAGCGTTAGGCATCCTGAGGGCCTGCCTGAACTCCAAGACGGTGAAGCGTGTCGTGTACACTTCGAGTGCGGCTGCAATTCCATTTAACAACTCTGGGGCCGATATATTGGATGAGGACTCCTGGAGCGATGTTGAGTCCATCCGAGAAATGACGAGGCTTGGAGCTTCCTACGCAATCTCAAAGACATTGACTGAGAAGGCGGTTCTTGAGTTCGGAGAGCAGCACGGACTGGAAGTGGTGACGGTGGCTCCCCCGTTTGTCCACGGGCCTTTCATTTGCCCCAGGTTCGCTGGATCCGTCAGAACTTTGCTGGCTTTGGTATTAG GGAACGAGAATGAGTACTCTCTTCTTCTCGAAGTAGCTTTGGTGCATGTAGATGACTTGGCGAGAGCACACATCTTCCTCTTCGAGCACCCCGACACCAAGGGGCGGTACATTTGTACCTCGGCCACGATGACCATCAAGGAGATGTCCGAGTTTCTCTCGGAAAGATACCCGGAGTTTCAGATACCCTCTCCAGA GTccttgaaggaattgaaaggcCCCAGGTTTTTCCGCCTATCGTCAAGGAAACTGTTGGACGCCGGTTTTGAGTATAAGTACAGGATCGAGGACATGTTTGACGGAGCCATCCAATGCTGCAAAGAAAAGGGGTATCTCTAG